CCTGCTGACGACAGTATTGATAGAACGCGCCACGCGATTTTTTGCTCTTCCGGGAATCGGCAATCGGTGCAGCACCGACCTGCTGATACGCTTCCGCTTTCGTTAATTTGGTCTGATGACGTGCATGTGGACTCGGTTTGCCGATCCAGTCACCAATCAGATCGCCATACCCCCAGAACGGGACCAGGACTGTCGGCCTGGGTTTCGCCCGGTAGCCGGCGACCATCGTCAGACAGCCTCCCGCAGATCCTCCCGAGACGGCGACCTTGCTGGTATCGACATTGAACAGTTCCGGACCCTTTTCATGCAGCCAGGTAAAACCGTCTTCCAGGTCCGCGATGATTTCCGGCAGTTTGGTTTCCGGAGCGAGGCGATAATCAAACGAAACGACTGCGTAGCCGGCGTTCAACATGTCTTTTAATACGCGGCCACTCACGCCGCCTCGATGCCCGACGATCAGCGCACCGCCATGAAACCAGACCATGACGGGCCGCGTTTGATTATCATCAGCCCGGTAGACGTCGGCTTTGATCTCCAGGTCACCCACTGTTTTAAAGGTGAAGGTTTTGACTTTGGGTTTGGCCGCGTTTGCATACGTGAGTTCCGGTAACCACAGTGTGGAAGCCGAAGCAGCACAGATCCCCAGCATCTGACGGCGATTGAAACCTTCTGACATGACTTGTTCTCCTGAAGAAAAAGGCCCGCATAGCTCCCAAGGTATCAGATTGAACCAGCCCGAAGCAAACCGGAAACCATTATCGGGCAGAAAAACAGACCAGCAGTACAACCAGCGTTGCCACGGCCAAAAGCATGAACCAGGCACTCTGTTCAGAAACGCGTTCGGGATGCCGCCACCAGTCCCGAAACGAACCGAGTCGATGCCAGAGCCAGAAACCAGTGGGAACAGTCAACAGCCCAAAGCCCCACATCACCCACACTGGCGTGCCCGTCTGCAGCATCACGCCGCAATCGCCTACGCCGTCCAGGGAACCGCCGGCAATGTAAGCGCCGTTCGCGATCAGACAGAAGCCGGCGAAAAACTGCAATAGGGAGACGGCGGGAGTCCGCAGCAGATGTCCTGTCAGCCAGAACAACAGAGGCAGCAGCACCCCCAACACAGGCCCCGTCCAGACAACCAGCGCCGGCACAGGATTGACGGAAAGATCCG
The sequence above is a segment of the Gimesia algae genome. Coding sequences within it:
- a CDS encoding alpha/beta hydrolase; translation: MSEGFNRRQMLGICAASASTLWLPELTYANAAKPKVKTFTFKTVGDLEIKADVYRADDNQTRPVMVWFHGGALIVGHRGGVSGRVLKDMLNAGYAVVSFDYRLAPETKLPEIIADLEDGFTWLHEKGPELFNVDTSKVAVSGGSAGGCLTMVAGYRAKPRPTVLVPFWGYGDLIGDWIGKPSPHARHQTKLTKAEAYQQVGAAPIADSRKSKKSRGAFYQYCRQQGIWPQEVAGWDHHSEPEKFDPYMTLKNVTKEYPPTLMVHGTKDTDVPYEQSTLMAEQFQQQGVEHELVTIPNAEHGLAGGDPKLIDDTYQRAFAFMHDRMQ